CAGATGCTGGCTGGGCGCGATTTGCCGCTGACACTGCTCAACGGCCGTTCCCACGAAGCCCTGGCTGCCTGTGATGCGGTGTTGATTGCTTCGGGCACCGCCACTCTGGAGGCATTGCTGTACAAGCGTCCGATGGTGGTGGCCTACCGTGTGGCGCCGCTGACCTACCGGATTCTCAAGCGCCTGGTCAAAAGCCCCTATATCTCGCTGCCCAATTTGCTGGCCGAGCGTCTGCTGGTGCCCGAGCTGATTCAGGATGCGGCCACGCCCGAGGCGCTGGCTCAGGCCGTGGCGCCGCTGATCGATGGTGGTCAGGTGCAGACCGAGGGCTTTGATCTGATCCACCGTGCGCTGCGCCGTGATGCCTCGTTATCGGCGGCTGACGCGGTGCTCAAGCTGGCCGGGCGCGACTGATGCAGCTGGGGCTCGATTTCACCCTGGTTGAGGAACTGGTCGCCGGCGTTGATGAAGTCGGGCGTGGCCCGCTCTGTGGGGCGGTGGTCACGGCGGCGGTGATCCTCGACCCGGCGCGGCCGATTCTTGGCCTGAACGATTCGAAGAAGCTCACCGAGGCGCGTCGCACGGTGTTGTTCGATGAGATTCGCGAGAAGGCTCTGGCCTGGTGCATCGCCCGCGCCGAGGTCGAGGAGATCGACCGCCTGAATATCCTGCACGCCACCATGCTGGCGATGCAACGTGCCGTCGAAGGCTTGAGCGTCACGCCGAAACTGGCACTGATCGACGGCAACCGTTGCCCGAAACTGGCAGTGCCCAGCGCCCCGGTGGTCAAGGGCGACAGTCGCGTGCCGGCCATCGCAGCGGCCTCGATCCTGGCCAAGGTCAGCCGTGACCGCGAGATGGTGGAGATGGATCGCCTCTATCCCGGTTACGGCATTGCCGGCCACAAGGGCTACCCCACACCAGTTCATCTCGAAGCGCTCAAGCGCCTGGGGCCGACGCCGATTCATCGGCGTTCGTTCGGCCCGGTGCGCGCACTGCTCGAAGTCTGAGCCACTGGCCCTCAGCCAGACCCGCTTAGGCTACAATTCGCGCTTTGTCGTTTTCACTTGCAAGGCCGCCTCATGACCCAAGCGTTCGTCCATCTGCGTCTGCACACCGAATACTCCCTGGTCGATGGCCTGGTGCGGGTCAAGCCGCTGATCAAGGCCGTTGCCGGGGCCGGCATGCCGGCGGTGGCGGTCACCGACATGAGCAACATGTGCTCACTGGTGAAGTTCTACAAGACGGCCATGGGCGCCGGGGTCAAGCCGATCTGCGGCGCCGATATCTGGATGGCCAGCGCCGAGGAAGACGGCCCGCTGACGCGCCTGACCCTGTTGGCGATGAACGCCAAGGGCTACCGCAACCTTACCGAACTGATCTCTCGTGGCTGGGCCGAAGGGCAGAGCAACGACCTGGTGATCATTCAGCGTGACTGGGTCAAGGAGGCCGCCGAAGGCCTGATTGCCCTGTCCGGCGCGCGTGAGGGTGAAGTCGGCATGGCGTTGCTGGCCGGTGACGAAGCCTTGGCCGAGATGCGCCTGCGCGAGTGGATGGCGGCCTTCCCTGAGCGCTTCTACCTGGAAGTGCAACGCACCAGTCGCGTCGGCGACGAAGAATACCTGCATGCCGCCGTGGCGCTGGCTGATCGTGTCGAGGCGCCACTGGTGGCCACCAACGACGTGCGGTTCATCAAGCAGGACGACTTCGAGGCGCACGAAACACGCGTCTGCATCGGCGAGGGTCGTACGCTTGATGACCCGCGTAGGCCGCGCAATTACTCCGATCAGCAGTACCTGAAAAGCACCGAAGAAATGTGGGAGCTGTTCTCCGATCTGCCAGAAGCACTGGAGAACACCGTCGAGATCGCCAAGCGCTGCAACATCGATGTGCAGCTTGGCAAATACTTTCTGCCGGACTTCCCCACGCCCAATGGCATGGGCATCGACGACTACCTGCGCCACGCCTCCTTCGAGGGGCTGGAAGAGCGTCTCCAGGTATTGCTGCCCAAGGACACGCCGGATTACGAGGCCAAGAGGCAGGTCTACATCGACCGCCTCAACTTCGAGCTCGACATCATCATCCAGATGGGTTTCCCCGGTTACTTCCTGATCGTTATGGACTTCATCCAGTGGGCCAAGAACAACGGCGTGCCGGTCGGCCCTGGCCGGGGCTCGGGTGCCGGTTCGCTGGTGGCCTACGTGCTGAAGATCACCGACCTTGACCCGTTGGCCTATGACCTGCTGTTCGAGCGTTTCCTCAACCCGGAACGGATTTCCATGCCTGACTTTGACGTCGACTTCTGCATGGATGGCCGCGACCGGGTGATCGACTACGTGGCCGAGAAGTACGGGCGTAATGCGGTGAGTCAGATCATCACCTTCGGCTCGATGGCGGCCAAGGCGGTGGTGCGCGATGTGGCGCGGGCGCAGGGCAAGTCCTACGGCCTGGCTGACCGTCTGTCGAAGATGATCCCCTTCGAAGTGGGCATGACCCTGGAGAAAGCCTACGAGATGGAGGAGCCGCTGCGCGACTTCCTCAAGAGCGACGAGGAAGCCCAGGAAATCTGGGACATGTCGCTCAAGCTCGAAGGCGTGGTGCGCGGCACCGGCAAGCACGCTGGTGGTGTGGTTATCGCACCGACCAAACTCACCGATTTTTCGCCGATCGCCTGTGACGAAGAGGGCGGCGGCCTGGTGACCCAGTTCGACAAGGATGACGTCGAGCAGGCCGGCCTGGTCAAGTTCGACTTCCTAGGTTTGCGTACGCTGACCATCATCAAATGGGCGATGGAGACCATCCACCGTATCCAGAAGCGCGACGGCGCGCTGGATGAGGATCTGGTCAACATCGACTTCATCCCGCTGGATGACAAGAAAACCTACGACATGCTGCAGAAGGCGGAGACCACTGCGGTCTTCCAGCTTGAATCGCGCGGCATGAAGGAGCTGATCAAGAAGCTCAAGCCCGACTGCCTGGAAGACATGATCGCACTGGTGGCGCTGTTCCGCCCTGGCCCGCTGCAATCGGGCATGGTGGACGACTTCATCAACCGTAAGCACGGTCGTGCCGAGCTGTCCTACCCGCACCCGGACTACCAGTACGCTGGCCTGGAGCCGGTGCTCAAGCCCACCTACGGCATCATCCTGTACCAGGAACAGGTGATGCAGATCGCCCAGGTGATGGCCGGCTACACCCTCGGCGGCGCGGACATGCTGCGTCGTGCCATGGGTAAGAAGAAGCCCGAGGAGATGGCCAAGCAGCGCGGTGGCTTCATCGAAGGTTGCGCCAACAATGGCATCGATGCCGAGTTGGCCGGTAACATCTTCGACCTGGTGGAAAAGTTCGCCGGTTACGGCTTCAACAAGTCGCACTCGGCCGCTTACGGTCTGGTGTCCTACCAGACTGCCTGGCTCAAGGCGCATTACCCGGCGCCGTTCATGGCCGCGGTGCTCTCGGCGGATATGCACAACACCGACAAGGTGGTTATCCTGGTCGAAGAGTGCCGCAACATGAAGTTGCGCATCGACCCGCCGGATGTGAACGTTTCCGAGTTCAAGTTCACGGTCAACGATGACGGCCGTATCGTCTACGGTCTCGGTGCGGTCAAAGGTGTGGGTGAAGGGCCCGTGGAGGCCATCGTCGAATGCCGTGCCGAAGGTGGGCCGTTCAAGGATCTGTTCGACTTCTGCAACCGCGTCGACCTCAAACGCATCAACAAACGCACCCTGGAGGCGTTGATCCGCAGCGGCGCACTGGATCGCCTCGGCCCCTATTATCAGGACGAGCTCAAGGCTTATCAGGCCAGCGTGGACAAGAACCGCGCCGTGCTGCTGGCGTCCATGGAAGAGGCCGTGCAGTCCGCCGAGCAGACCGCGCGCAGCGCCGAGAGCGGCCACATGGATCTGTTCGGCGGGCTGTTCGCCGAGCCCGAGGCGGACGTCTACGCCAACCACCGCAAGGCCCGCGAGCTGCCGATCAAGGAACGCCTGAAAGGAGAGAAGGACACCCTGGGCATCTACCTGTCCGGCCACCCCATCGACGAATACGAAGGCGAGATTCGCCGCTTCGCCCGTCAGCGCATCGTCGAACTCAAGCCGGCGCGCGACACCCAGGCCATCGCCGGGATGATCGTCAATCTGCGGGTGATGAAGAACAAGAAGGGCGACAAGATGGGTTTCATCACCCTCGACGACCGCTCCGGGCGTATCGAGGCCTCACTGTTTGCCGATGCCTTCGCCAGCAACCAGGCGCTGCTGCAGAACGATGCACTGGTGGTGGTCGAAGGTGAAGTCAGCAACGACGACTTCTCCGGCGGTTTGCGTCTGCGTGCCAAGCGCGTGATGAGCCTGGAGGAGGCGCGCACTGGCCTGGCCGACAGCCTGCGGCTGAAGGTCGCCGGTGAGGCATTGAAGGGCGATCGTCTGCGTTGGCTGGCCGAGCTGTGCAGCAAGCACAAGGGCGCTTGCCCGGTGACCGTCGACTACAGTGGCGAGGAGGCGCGCGCCTTGCTTCAATTTGGCGATGCTTGGCGAATCGACCCGGCCGACACTTTGATACAGGCATTGCGTGACCAGTTCGGGCGCGACAACGTCTTTTTGCACTACCGCTGATATGCGAGAGGAAAATTCCTCTTCGTGACAGCAAAGGCACCCGAGGGTGTCGACCCGCTGCGCCCTATCCCTTAAGGTAGGGCGCCTAATGGATACAGCTCCCCGGCCACTTGGCCGTCGACGCAAGACGGATGACTATGAACCCGAATTTCCTCGATTTCGAACAGCCGATCGCCGACCTGCAAGCCAAGATCGAAGAGCTACGCCTGGTTGGTAATGACAATTCGCTGAATATCGGCGACGAGATTGCCCGCCTGCAGGACAAGAGCAGCGCCCTGACCGAAAGCATCTTCGGCAACCTGACCAGCTGGCAGATCGCGCAGCTGGCGCGTCACCCACGCCGCCCCTACACCCTGGATTACATCCAGCACATCTTCACCGAGTTCGACGAGCTGCATGGTGATCGTCACTTCTCCGACGACGCCGCCATCGTCGGTGGTGTGGCGCGTCTGGGTGATCAGCCGGTGATGATCATCGGTCACCAGAAAGGCCGCGAAGTACGCGAGAAGGTGCGCCGAAACTTCGGCATGCCGCGCCCGGAGGGCTACCGCAAGGCCTGCCGCCTGATGGAAATGGCCGAGCGCTTCAAGATGCCGATCCTCACCTTCATCGACACCCCTGGCGCCTACCCGGGTATTGATGCCGAAGAGCGTGGCCAGAGCGAGGCCATCGCCTGGAACCTGCGGGTGATGGCGCGCCTGAAAACCCCGATCATCGCCACCGTTATCGGTGAAGGTGGCTCCGGCGGTGCGCTGGCCATCGGTGTCTGCGACCAGCTGAACATGCTGCAATACTCCACCTACTCGGTGATCTCGCCGGAAGGTTGCGCCTCGATCCTCTGGCGCACTGCCGAGAAGGCGCCGGATGCTGCCGAAGCCATGGGCATCACCGCCGAACGCCTGAAGGATCTGGGTATCGTCGATCAGGTGATCGCCGAGCCTCTCGGCGGCGCGCACCGTGATCCGGTCGCGGCATCCGAGTCTATCCGTCAGGAGCTGACCAAGCAGCTCGCCAGCCTGCAGAAGCACGATACCGACGCGCTGCTCAAGCGTCGTTACGATCGCCTGATGAGCTACGGCATCGCCTGAGGCTCTCAGCGGCTGTTGTAGGGTGCGCTGTGCGCACCAATGGCTGTAGTCGTCGGTATCCTGGTGCGCACCGCGCACCCGACGATATCTATCGCACACCACCACGGGCCTTCGGGCCCGTTGTTGTTTAAGCTTGGCCGATGACCGATCTCAGCATTCGCCTGCGCCAGGCCATGCAGCCGTGGCACACGGCTCCTGCCTGGCGTATTGCCTTCTCCGGTGGCCTGGACTCCAGCGTGCTGCTGCATCTGCTCGCCGATTGGGCGCGGCACGAGGATCTGCCGCCTCTCTCCGCCATTCATGTCCATCATGGCCTGCAGCCGGCGGCCGATGCCTGGCCGGAGCATTGCGCGCAGTTTTGTGCCCGCCTGGATATTCCCTTGGAGGTCGTCAGGGTGCAGGTGGCGCCCGGGGCAAGTCTGGAGCAGGCCGCGCGGCGGGTGCGTTATGCAGCGTTCGCTGAGCGACTGGGCTCTGGCGAGGTATTGCTTGGCGCCCAGCATCGTGATGACCAGGCCGAAACCCTGTTGTTTCGTCTGTTGCGGGGCGCTGGCGTGCGCGGGCTGGCGGCGATGCCGGTCAGTCGGCCGTTGGGGCAGGGCAGCCTGGTTCGGCCGCTGCTCGAATGCTCACGGGCTGAGTTGCAGGCCTATGCGCAGAGGCGTGGGCTTGCCTGGGTCGAGGATCCGAGCAACGCCGACGAGCGTTTCAGTCGCAATTTCCTGCGTAGGCAGGTGATGCCGCTGCTGGCCGAGCGCTGGCCGCAGGTGACGGCAAGCCTTGCACGCAGCGCCGGCCATCTGGGCGAGGCCCAGCAACTGCTGGAAGAGCTTGCCGAGATGGACCTGTTGGCTGCGCGTGGCGTTTGCGCATTTCCCTGGTTGCCTTTGCCTTCTCTGGATTTGTCGGCCGTTACCGCGCTGAGCGATGCGCGTCAGCGCAATTTGCTGCGGCATTGGCTGGCGCCCTTGAGCCGCATGCCCGATAGCGATCACTGGGGCGGTTGGTGTGACCTGCGTGATGCGGCCACGGATGCGGCGCCGATCTGGAAACTGGCCGATGGCGAGTTGCACCGTGCCGATGGGCGGCTTTGGTGGCTCAGTGGTGAGTGGCTGCGGCCGCTCGATTCACTCGATCTACCCTGTGACTCGTTTTCCGAATCGGTCGAACTTCCCGGCAATGGTCATGTGCATCTACAGGGCGAGTTGCCGCAAGGTCACTGGCATTTGCGTTACCGCCAGGGCGGTGAGTCGCTGCAGCTGCCGGGGCGTGGCCGGCGTGATCTCAAGCGTCTGCTCAATGAGCTGCGCGTGCCGGCATTCGTGCGCCCACGCCTGCCGCTGCTGTTCGATGGCGATGAGCTGATGGCGGTGGCGAACCTGTCGCAATCGTCAGAAATCCAGGCTGGCGGGGCGACTCTGCACTGGTCGCCGCCTATCGGCGCGCAAGGTTTGAGCTGGTAAGGCCTTTCGGGTAGACTACGCTCCCGTCTTAATACAGCTTTTGCCGACTCCCTCAGGGAGCTTGGCGGGCATGCCATTGTTCGTACTGATGGCGATCCTTTGCTTTCCCCGGCGGCACTGACCGCTTAAACGCAGACTTCTAGGGTTTTTCATGACGCGCTACATCTTCGTCACGGGTGGTGTTGTTTCTTCATTGGGGAAAGGCATCGCCTCGGCTTCACTGGCGGCCATCCTGGAGGCGCGGGGCCTGAAGGTCACCATGCTCAAGCTGGACCCTTACATCAACGTCGATCCGGGTACCATGAGCCCGTTCCAGCACGGTGAGGTGTTCGTCACCCACGATGGCGCCGAGACCGACCTCGATCTTGGTCATTACGAGCGGTTCATCCGCACCACGATGAGCAAGAGCAACAACTTCACCACCGGCCGTGTGTACGAAGACGTACTGCGTAAGGAGCGCCGTGGTGACTACCTGGGCGCGACCATTCAGGTGATTCCGCATATCACCGACGAGATCAAGCGCCGCATCATCAAGGGCGCCGGCGATGCCGACGTGGCCCTGGTGGAAATCGGCGGCACCGTGGGCGATATCGAGTCGCAGCCGTTCCTCGAAGCCATCCGCCAACTGCGTGTGGAAGTGGGTGCCAAGCGCGCCATGCTGATGCACCTGACCCTGGTGCCGTACATCGCCACCGCTGGCGAGACCAAGACCAAGCCGACCCAGCATTCGGTCAAGGAGCTGCGTTCCATCGGCCTGCAGCCTGACGTGCTGGTGTGCCGTTCCGACCACCCGATCGACGTGTCCTCGCGTCGCAAGATCGCCCTGTTCACCAACGTCGAAGAGCGTGCGGTGATCAGCCTGGAAGACGTCGACACCATCTACAAGATCCCGGGCGTGCTGCATGCCCAGGGTCTGGATGATTTCGTCGTCGAGCGTTTCGGTCTGGAGTGCGGCGGCGCCGATCTGTCCGAGTGGGATCGCGTGGTCGATGCCAAGCTCAACCCGGAAAAAGAAGTCACCATCGCCATGGTCGGCAAGTACATGGAGCTGCTCGATGCGTACAAGTCGCTGATCGAAGCGATGAGCCACGCCGGCATCCAGAACCGTACCAAGGTCAACCTGCGTTACATCGACTCCGAAGATATCGAGAACCAGGGCACCGGTCTGCTCGAAGGTGTCGATGCCATTCTGGTGCCGGGCGGCTTCGGTCTGCGTGGCGTGGAAGGCAAGATCAAGACCGTGCAGTACGCCCGTGAGAACAAGATTCCTTACCTGGGCATCTGCCTCGGCATGCAGGTCGCGGTGATCGAGTACGCCCGCAATGTGGTGGGCTGGGCCGATGCCAACTCCACCGAGTTCGACATGGCCAGCCAGCATCCGGTGGTCGGTCTGATCACCGAATGGCAGGACGCTGCAGGCAGCGTCGAGCAGCGCAGCGAGAACTCCGACCTGGGCGGCACCATGCGTCTGGGTGCACAGGATTGCCAACTGCAGAGCGGCTCCAAGGTACATGACTGCTATGGCAAGGATGTGATCGTCGAGCGTCATCGTCACCGTTATGAAGTGAACAACAACCTGCTGCCGAAGCTGACCGAGGCGGGCCTGAAGGTCACCGGCCGTTCCGGCGACGGCGCCTTGGTGGAAGTGGTCGAGGCACCTGATCATCCGTGGTTCGTCGCCTGCCAGTTCCACCCGGAATTCACCTCCACGCCGCGTGACGGCCACCCGCTGTTCAGCGGTTTCGTCAACGCTGCATTGGCTCAGAAAGCGAAGAAGGCTTAAGGCATGGCGCAGAAAATCATCAAAGTTCGCGATATCGAGATCGCCAACGACAAGCCGTTCGTGCTGTTCGGTGGCATCAACGTGCTCGAGTCGCGCGACCTGGCCATGCAGGCCTGCGAAGAATACGTGCGGGTGACCGAGAAGCTCGGCATTCCTTACGTGTTCAAGGCCAGCTTCGACAAGGCCAACCGTTCCTCCGTCACCTCCTTCCGCGGCCCCGGCCTGGAAGAGGGCATGAAGATCTTCGAGGAAGTGAAGAAGACTTTCGGCGTGCCGGTGATCACCGATGTTCATGAGCCGCATCAGGCCGCCGCCGTGGCCGAAGTGTGCGACATCATTCAGTTACCGGCCTTCCTCTCGCGGCAGACTGACCTGGTGGTGGCCATGGCCAAGACCGGTGCGGTGATCAACATCAAGAAGGCGCAGTTCCTCGCTCCGCAGGAAATGAAGCACATCCTGACCAAGTGCGAAGAGGCCGGTAACGATCAGTTGATCCTCTGCGAGCGTGGTTCCAGCTTCGGTTACAACAACCTGGTGGTGGACATGCTCGGCTTCGGCATCATGAAGCAGTTCGAGTACCCGGTATTCTTCGATGTGACCCATGCCCTGCAAATGCCGGGAGGCCGTGCCGACTCCGCTGGCGGCCGCCGAGCCCAGGTGACCGACCTGGCCAAGGCCGGTATGAGCCAGGGGCTGGCTGGCCTGTTCCTGGAGGCGCATCCGGATCCGGATAACGCCAAGTGCGACGGCCCGTGCGCCCTGCGCCTGAACAAGCTGGAGCCTTTCCTCACTCAGCTCAAGCAGTTGGATGACTTGATCAAGAGTTTTCCGCCCATCGAGACTGCCTGAACCGGACGCAATCCGGTAAAGTGCCGCCCGAGCAAAATCACCCTGACCCGTGAGTCAGTGCGAGCCGTCGATCTGCCCTTGGGCAGCGACGGCCCAGTGCAGCCTGCTGCTGCCGTCTTATCGTCAACCTTTGGAGCGTTATCAAGAATGGCAAAGATCGTCGACATCAAGGGTCGTGAGGTTCTCGACTCCCGTGGCAACCCCACTGTGGAAGCGGATGTAATTCTGGAAGGGGGCATTGTCGGTAGCGCCTGTGCGCCGTCCGGTGCCTCCACCGGCTCGCGCGAAGCGCTGGAGCTGCGTGACGGCGACAAGAGCCGTTACCTGGGCAAGGGCGTGCTGAAAGCCGTCGCCAATATCAACGGCCCGATCCGTGATCTGCTGCTGGGCAAGGATGCGACCGATCAGCAGGCGCTGGACCGCGCGATGATCGAACTCGACGCTACCGAGAACAAGGCCAAGCTCGGCGCCAACGCCATCCTCGCTGTATCCCTGGCTGCCGCCAAGGCGGCTGCCCAGGCCAAGGGTGTGCCGCTGTACGCGCACATCGCCGACCTCAATGGCACCCCGGGCGTCTACTCCATGCCCGTGCCGATGATGAACATCATCAACGGCGGCGAGCACGCCGATAACAACGTCGACATCCAGGAATTCATGGTGCAGCCGGTTGGCGCCAAGAACTTCGCTGATGCACTGCGCATGGGCGCCGAGATCTTCCACCACCTCAAGGCTGTACTGAAGGCTCGTGGCCTGAGCACTGCTGTCGGTGACGAAGGCGGTTTTGCGCCGAACCTGGCCTCCAACGAAGACGCTCTGGCTGCCATCGCCGAAGCCGTGGCCAACGCTGGCTACAAACTGGGTGACGACGTGACCCTGGCTCTGGACTGCGCCTCCAGCGAGTTCTTCAAGGACGGTCAGTACGATCTGGCTGGCGAAGGCAAGGTGTTCAGCGCCGAAGGTTTCGCCGACTATCTGGCAGGCCTGACCCAGCGCTACCCGATCATCTCCATCGAAGACGGCATGGACGAGTCCGACTGGGCGGGTTGGAAGGTGCTGACCGACAAGATCGGCGAGAAGGTACAGCTGGTTGGCGACGATCTGTTCGTCACCAATACCAAGATCCTCAAGCGCGGCATCGACGAGAAGATCGGCAACTCGATCCTGATCAAGTTCAACCAGATCGGCTCGCTGACCGAAACCCTGGAAGCCATCCAGATGGCCAAGGCCGCCGGCTTCACCGCAGTGATCTCGCACCGCAGCGGCGAAACCGAAGACAGCACCATCGCCGACCTGGCCGTGGGTACTGCTGCTGGTCAGATCAAGACCGGTTCGCTGTGCCGTTCCGACCGTGTATCCAAGTACAACCAGCTGCTGCGCATCGAAGAGCAGCTCGGCGCCAAGGCACCCTACAAAGGCCGTGCCGAGTTCCGCGGCTGATTACTGCGTGGTAGAAAAGGGCGACGCAAGTCGCCCTTTTTTGTGGCGGCCTAGCGCTGGTGCGGCATGTAGGAGCGGATTTATCCGCGAATTTTCGCGGCTGAAGCCGCTCCTACAAGGGCTGTGCCATTGCTGATATGACCTTTTTCGTCGGCGTTTCGTCGATTTCCGGGAACCCTTGCACGGATGCAGAACCTTAAACCCCATGTCACTCATCAGTCGGCTTCTTTTCAAGCATGAACGCAGCCCCTACCATGCCGATGACTCAATCTGCGAGCCGCTCCATGCGTAGTCCGTACTGGCTGTTCATCGTGCTGATCCTGCTGCTTGCCGGTCTGCAGTATCGTCTGTGGGTTGGCGAGGGCAGTCTTGCCCAGGTCAGCCGTCTGCAGCAGCAGATCGCCGAGCAGCAAGGCGAGAACGAGCGCCTGCTGGAGCGCAACCGTATCCTCGAGGCCGAGGTGATGGAGCTCAAGCGCGGCATGGAGACCGTCGAAGAGCGTGCGCGACAGGAGCTGGGCATGCTCAAAGAGGGTGAAACCCTCTACCTGCTGACCGAATGAGCGTCCAGTTCTGGCTGGTGATCCCGGCGGCGGGCGTTGGGGCGCGGATGGCCGCTGACCGCCCCAAGCAGTACCTGCAGATCGCCGGTCGCTGCATCCTCGAACACAGCCTGCATTGCTTTCTCGATCATCCCGGCTTATTGGGCGCCATGGTCTGCGTGGCGGCGGACGATCCGTTCTGGCCGCAGCTCCCGGTTGCCAGAGACCCGCGTCTACGCCGCGCGCCCGGTGGGCGCGAGCGGGCCGATTCAGTACTGGCCGGGTTGCAGGCGCTGCTTGCTGAGGGCGCAGGCGCCGAGGACTGGGTGCTGGTGCATGACGCCGCGCGGCCCAATCTCGCCAGGCAGGACCTGGATCGTCTTTTGGTAAGCCTGGCCGATGATCCGGTGGGCGGCCTGCTGGCCGTGCCGGCGCGCGATACGCTCAAGCGTGCCAGTGCCGAAGGTCGGGTGGCGCAGACGGTCGATCGCAGCGTGATCTGGCAGGCCTACACACCGCAGATGTTCCGCCTGGGGGCGCTGCAAGGGGCTCTGGCGCAGGCGCTGGCCGAAGGCGTCGCAGTGACCGATGAGGCCTCGGCCATGGAGTGGTCAGGGCAAGCCCCGCGTCTGATCGAAGGCCGGGCAGATAACCTCAAGGTCACCCGCCCGGAAGATTTGCATTACCTGCAGTGCATATGGTCGCCGGAGCGTTGAACGGCAGGTGACATGTCAGTGGGTCCAGGGCTTGGCTTCTTTGCCCAGGTTGCGATCCAGCGCATTGGTCAGCTTGTTCATGGCGCCATCGATGGCTTGCTGCAGTTCTTCGGCATCGTGGGATACCGTCAGCGGGTCGCGACCTTTCATCCGCGCCTCGACCTTGCAGCGTTTATCCTGCGGGCCGCTCTTTAGCGCGTTCTCGTCGGAGAGGTGGACTTCGATCCGGGTGAGGTGGTCCTCGTAGCGTTGCAGTTTGCTGCGCACGCGATTACTGATGTCGTCCGTGAAGGCCATCGACGAGGTAACGTGTTTACCGCTATTGACCAGAACCTGCATAACCATGTCCTCATGCTGCTGAGTGGGTGAGCCCCGCGTGTCTATGGGAGCATCACGTGTGACGCGGCAGCCAGGGTGCAAGTTTCAAACTGGCTTGTGACAATGCATTGCGGTTCAGCGGAGCGACAGCGTGGTTGCCGCGCGTCAGGCTGGCTCGCTGTACTCGCGGCGCTGGCTCAATCCCAGGCGTAGCCAGTCGATCAACTGACGCACCTTGGGCGAGAGATGGCGCTGCTGCGGATACAACGCCCAGACTGCGGTGTTGGGTGGCCGATGCTGTTCCAGCAGGGAAATCAGCCGCCCACTGCGCAAGTGTTCGAGGACGTAGTAGTC
This region of Pseudomonas wenzhouensis genomic DNA includes:
- the rnhB gene encoding ribonuclease HII gives rise to the protein MQLGLDFTLVEELVAGVDEVGRGPLCGAVVTAAVILDPARPILGLNDSKKLTEARRTVLFDEIREKALAWCIARAEVEEIDRLNILHATMLAMQRAVEGLSVTPKLALIDGNRCPKLAVPSAPVVKGDSRVPAIAAASILAKVSRDREMVEMDRLYPGYGIAGHKGYPTPVHLEALKRLGPTPIHRRSFGPVRALLEV
- the dnaE gene encoding DNA polymerase III subunit alpha, whose translation is MTQAFVHLRLHTEYSLVDGLVRVKPLIKAVAGAGMPAVAVTDMSNMCSLVKFYKTAMGAGVKPICGADIWMASAEEDGPLTRLTLLAMNAKGYRNLTELISRGWAEGQSNDLVIIQRDWVKEAAEGLIALSGAREGEVGMALLAGDEALAEMRLREWMAAFPERFYLEVQRTSRVGDEEYLHAAVALADRVEAPLVATNDVRFIKQDDFEAHETRVCIGEGRTLDDPRRPRNYSDQQYLKSTEEMWELFSDLPEALENTVEIAKRCNIDVQLGKYFLPDFPTPNGMGIDDYLRHASFEGLEERLQVLLPKDTPDYEAKRQVYIDRLNFELDIIIQMGFPGYFLIVMDFIQWAKNNGVPVGPGRGSGAGSLVAYVLKITDLDPLAYDLLFERFLNPERISMPDFDVDFCMDGRDRVIDYVAEKYGRNAVSQIITFGSMAAKAVVRDVARAQGKSYGLADRLSKMIPFEVGMTLEKAYEMEEPLRDFLKSDEEAQEIWDMSLKLEGVVRGTGKHAGGVVIAPTKLTDFSPIACDEEGGGLVTQFDKDDVEQAGLVKFDFLGLRTLTIIKWAMETIHRIQKRDGALDEDLVNIDFIPLDDKKTYDMLQKAETTAVFQLESRGMKELIKKLKPDCLEDMIALVALFRPGPLQSGMVDDFINRKHGRAELSYPHPDYQYAGLEPVLKPTYGIILYQEQVMQIAQVMAGYTLGGADMLRRAMGKKKPEEMAKQRGGFIEGCANNGIDAELAGNIFDLVEKFAGYGFNKSHSAAYGLVSYQTAWLKAHYPAPFMAAVLSADMHNTDKVVILVEECRNMKLRIDPPDVNVSEFKFTVNDDGRIVYGLGAVKGVGEGPVEAIVECRAEGGPFKDLFDFCNRVDLKRINKRTLEALIRSGALDRLGPYYQDELKAYQASVDKNRAVLLASMEEAVQSAEQTARSAESGHMDLFGGLFAEPEADVYANHRKARELPIKERLKGEKDTLGIYLSGHPIDEYEGEIRRFARQRIVELKPARDTQAIAGMIVNLRVMKNKKGDKMGFITLDDRSGRIEASLFADAFASNQALLQNDALVVVEGEVSNDDFSGGLRLRAKRVMSLEEARTGLADSLRLKVAGEALKGDRLRWLAELCSKHKGACPVTVDYSGEEARALLQFGDAWRIDPADTLIQALRDQFGRDNVFLHYR
- a CDS encoding acetyl-CoA carboxylase carboxyltransferase subunit alpha, coding for MNPNFLDFEQPIADLQAKIEELRLVGNDNSLNIGDEIARLQDKSSALTESIFGNLTSWQIAQLARHPRRPYTLDYIQHIFTEFDELHGDRHFSDDAAIVGGVARLGDQPVMIIGHQKGREVREKVRRNFGMPRPEGYRKACRLMEMAERFKMPILTFIDTPGAYPGIDAEERGQSEAIAWNLRVMARLKTPIIATVIGEGGSGGALAIGVCDQLNMLQYSTYSVISPEGCASILWRTAEKAPDAAEAMGITAERLKDLGIVDQVIAEPLGGAHRDPVAASESIRQELTKQLASLQKHDTDALLKRRYDRLMSYGIA
- the tilS gene encoding tRNA lysidine(34) synthetase TilS produces the protein MTDLSIRLRQAMQPWHTAPAWRIAFSGGLDSSVLLHLLADWARHEDLPPLSAIHVHHGLQPAADAWPEHCAQFCARLDIPLEVVRVQVAPGASLEQAARRVRYAAFAERLGSGEVLLGAQHRDDQAETLLFRLLRGAGVRGLAAMPVSRPLGQGSLVRPLLECSRAELQAYAQRRGLAWVEDPSNADERFSRNFLRRQVMPLLAERWPQVTASLARSAGHLGEAQQLLEELAEMDLLAARGVCAFPWLPLPSLDLSAVTALSDARQRNLLRHWLAPLSRMPDSDHWGGWCDLRDAATDAAPIWKLADGELHRADGRLWWLSGEWLRPLDSLDLPCDSFSESVELPGNGHVHLQGELPQGHWHLRYRQGGESLQLPGRGRRDLKRLLNELRVPAFVRPRLPLLFDGDELMAVANLSQSSEIQAGGATLHWSPPIGAQGLSW
- a CDS encoding CTP synthase; the encoded protein is MTRYIFVTGGVVSSLGKGIASASLAAILEARGLKVTMLKLDPYINVDPGTMSPFQHGEVFVTHDGAETDLDLGHYERFIRTTMSKSNNFTTGRVYEDVLRKERRGDYLGATIQVIPHITDEIKRRIIKGAGDADVALVEIGGTVGDIESQPFLEAIRQLRVEVGAKRAMLMHLTLVPYIATAGETKTKPTQHSVKELRSIGLQPDVLVCRSDHPIDVSSRRKIALFTNVEERAVISLEDVDTIYKIPGVLHAQGLDDFVVERFGLECGGADLSEWDRVVDAKLNPEKEVTIAMVGKYMELLDAYKSLIEAMSHAGIQNRTKVNLRYIDSEDIENQGTGLLEGVDAILVPGGFGLRGVEGKIKTVQYARENKIPYLGICLGMQVAVIEYARNVVGWADANSTEFDMASQHPVVGLITEWQDAAGSVEQRSENSDLGGTMRLGAQDCQLQSGSKVHDCYGKDVIVERHRHRYEVNNNLLPKLTEAGLKVTGRSGDGALVEVVEAPDHPWFVACQFHPEFTSTPRDGHPLFSGFVNAALAQKAKKA